Within the Flavobacterium sp. N502536 genome, the region TTAAACTATTTGCTATTGCTTTACCATCTGTAATATTATAAAGTTCTACTAATGCATAATTATTAGAATTACCAACATAAGGACTCGCCTCAAAAACAACTGACTTTACATCTTTGAAATCCCTAATATTAAATCTGATCCCTTCCGAAACTGGATTAACGTATGCTGAATTTAAAGTATTCAAACTCACGCGAACTTCCACAAATACAATTCCTCCATTTCCATTACACACATATTTTGTAACTTGAACTTCTGAATTATCTAATATTTTATTATTATTTAAATCAATGCCCGATTCTATTTTTACTCCACCATTCCCACAAGTACCACCCTTAGCTTCATCTGTAATATTAACAAGACTGAGATTTCCATTTAAACCATTACATACGTATGTTTTGTATTTAACTTCGTTATCATCTAAGACCCCATCTTTATTTAAATCTAATCCATACTCAACTTTTAATCCTCCATTTCCACAATTACCACCTGAATTTTCATTAGTAGTTCTTGTTAAATTCGTATTTCCATCTGTTCCATTACAAACATATGCGGTAGAGGTTATTTCATTTTCTTCTAAAACGCCATTTTTGTTAATATCCAACCCAGAATTTATTTTTATCCCCCCATTTTCACAACTTACCCCTTTAGGCTCTTTGATCACGGTAGTTAAGCTGTTTTTTCCATTTATACCATTACAAACATATTTTGTATTTTGAACTTCATTACCATCCAATATCCCATTAAAATTATTATCTAATCCTGTTTCAATTTTTAATCCTCCATTTTCACAATTGATTCCTGGATTTTCAACTGACATATTTACTAAAGTGTTTACTCCGTTTGATCCTTGTGATCCCTCATCACCTTCACAGGCAATAAAAGAAATTGATATAATTAAATAAAGTAGGTGTATTCTTTTCATTTTTAGTTATTTTCTTTCTTAGTATTTATTTTATTAATTTAAAAAAAGCTTCGACTCCGCTCAGCCTGACAATCTGGATAAAAATCTTGATTCTTGATTCTAAAATCTTAATACTTAAAATCGATCTATCGCTTCTTGTACTTTTTCTTCTTTTACACACAACGAGAATCTGATATATCCTTCGCCATTACTTCCGAAGATGGTTCCCGGTGTGATAAAAATGTGTTTCTCGTACAATATTTCATCAATGAATTTCTCTGCTGATGCTATTCCGTCCGGCAATTTTGCCCAAACAAAAAGCCCAACTCCTGCTGCATAAACTTTGCAGCCTAATTTTTCTGCCAGTTTTTCTGTTAATTCTCTACGACGTCTGTAAATTTTGTTTTGATCTTCGAACCATGATTTATCGCAATTCAACGCAGCAACCGCACCTTTCTGAATTCCGTAGAACATTCCGCTGTCCATGTTGCTTTTTACCTTTAGAACCGCATCGATAATTTCAGGATTTCCTAAAACCATTCCAACTCTCCAGCCGGCCATGTTGAATGTTTTACTAAGCGAATTCAATTCTAAAGCCACTTCTTTTGCTCCTGCAACCTGCAGCAAACTCATTGGGTTATCATTCAAAACAAAACTATAAGGATTGTCGTTGACCAATAATATCTTGTGTTTTTTAGCAAAAGCAACCAGTTTTTCAAATAACGCTAAACTTCCTCTGGCTCCTGTTGGCATGTGAGGATATCCCAGCCACATAATTTTTACCTTCGAAAGATCCAATTTTTCTAAAGCTTCAAAATCCGGTTCCCAGGCATTTGCTTCTTTCAGATCATAATAAACCGGAACAGCTCCAACCAAATTAGTTACCGAAGTATAGGTTGGATAACCCGGATTCGGAATTAAAACGTGATCACCTTCATTTAAAAATGCCAATGAAATATGCATTATTCCTTCTTTCGATCCCATCAAAGGCAAGATCTCATTATTCGGATTCAGCGTAACACCAAACTGATTCTGATAAAAATCAGCCATTCCTTTTCTCAATTCCGGCAATCCCTGATAGCTCTGATAGCCATGTCCGTTTTCATCCAGAATCGCTGCGGCTACCGCTTCAATTACTGCTTTTGACGGACTCAAATCTGGGCTTCCGATTCCCATATTGATAATAGGTTTTCCTTCAGATTGTAGCTGACGCACTTCTCTTAATTTTGAGGAGAAGTAGTATTCTTCAACTGTATCTAATCGTTTTGCTGTTGTTATCATTTTTAATTTGCTTTAGGCTCTTTTAACTTTCTAATTTAATTGGAATTGGGAATTTCAAAAATTGGAATTTCCTTTTTTATGGTTTTGTATTTTTATATTCTCCTAACACTTTAAAATATTCTGCCATAATGTTTAATAACGATTTGGCTTTTGCAAAATCTTCGTATTTCTCAAATGTTACATCTACGAAAAACGAATATTTCCAGGGTGTTTCAATTTTTGGAAGCGATTGAATTTTTGTCAAATTCAGTTTGCAGTCACTCATTACATTTAAAACGGCTGCCAGACTTCCTCTTTTGTGATCCAATTCAAATTTGATAGAGGCTCTGTTTATTTCATTTTCCGGCAGAAATGAATTCTGTTT harbors:
- a CDS encoding pyridoxal phosphate-dependent aminotransferase, which translates into the protein MITTAKRLDTVEEYYFSSKLREVRQLQSEGKPIINMGIGSPDLSPSKAVIEAVAAAILDENGHGYQSYQGLPELRKGMADFYQNQFGVTLNPNNEILPLMGSKEGIMHISLAFLNEGDHVLIPNPGYPTYTSVTNLVGAVPVYYDLKEANAWEPDFEALEKLDLSKVKIMWLGYPHMPTGARGSLALFEKLVAFAKKHKILLVNDNPYSFVLNDNPMSLLQVAGAKEVALELNSLSKTFNMAGWRVGMVLGNPEIIDAVLKVKSNMDSGMFYGIQKGAVAALNCDKSWFEDQNKIYRRRRELTEKLAEKLGCKVYAAGVGLFVWAKLPDGIASAEKFIDEILYEKHIFITPGTIFGSNGEGYIRFSLCVKEEKVQEAIDRF